One Zonotrichia albicollis isolate bZonAlb1 chromosome 14, bZonAlb1.hap1, whole genome shotgun sequence genomic window, CTTTGATCAATCAGTGAAAAAGGCCCAAGAAGAAGGAAGCAGACAGGTATGGGCAGGGCAGGACCCAAACCAGCCCACAACAGCCTTGATGCTCCCGGGGCAGCTCCGGGAAGGGCGTCCCCAATTCCTGGCCTAGGAGGGACTTCCTTATTTTTAGAGTAAACCATGAGTTGGTAAAAGCTGCCCTAAGAGAGTCCAGTCACGAGGATGAGCTGGTTCTCTGTGCTGAGACAGAGATGGAAATCCAGTTCTCTGGGAAGCTGAGCTGGCCAAACCCTGCTTTCCTGAGAAAGGAGCCCCCTCCAAGGCACGGGAGTGCCTGAAGGTGCTGCCACCCCCAGGCATTGGTCCCTTGGTCCCAGAACAGGCCTGGCCATGGCCACTCCTCAGTATTCCCTTCACAATCTCCTGGAGCACACATGGAATGTCCTGCACCACCACTGGCATGGCTGCGATTTAATTCCTTGACAATGCGAACGCTCGGTTTTGTGCCAGCACTTTCCACCAGTGTTTCTTTCACAAAAGAATTTATAAAATAATGCCCTGCTACCCAAAGCCccctctcccatccctgcctctccttccctctccctgcgCCCACAAagggctgctcctctctgccaaacctgaaaattatttcacagGAGCTCAGCTCACTTTGGAGCAAACACCAAGATGAGAAGGGGTGGAAATTATTAAAACCATCCACAAGAGAGATTTAGGGACAAATATGACAAGGTTTGCATCCTTTACCCCTAACTCTGGTTGACATTGCTGTTTCCATTGGGAATTGAGCCTTCCCAGTTGGGAATGAGCCTCCCCCAGTGTGCAGCAGAATGGAAAACACAACAAGAGGTGTTAAAGATCAGCAATGGCTCTGATGAAAGGACCTTGTGTTTAGAGAGCCTGACTGAAGGGATTGAGGGCTCCTGTTGTTGATCTAAGGGAGGTGTGTTTGTTTCCCTCTAAACTTGCAGGAACACCGGCAGGCGCTGTGGAGACCTGGGGAATTTACTTTGGAAGAATTGTGGGAATGTGACGATGGGGACCTTGCTCCAGGCCCCAACGTTCTTGGGCTGGTTTGTGTGTCAGAGCCCCAGCACTGTGCTGCTCACCCCTCTGGGGGATGGACTCTAAGCCATTTCCCAGCCCATTTTGTCCTGGGAACTGCTCAGAGCCCACCAACCAATTCCATAATGGATTTGACTAAAGGGGCAGAACCAACATCCTAATCAAAGAACCCCAGAATTATTTGGGTtgaaatatttgggaatttAAAGAATatctcctgccatgggcagagacaccttccactctcccaggttgctccatGCCCCATCtaacctggcctgggacacttcgaGAGATGGAGCATCTCCAGTGTATCACTGCCTTGAAAGAGTGTTTTTGATAAAATGCTGTGAAATACATTTCCCAATAACATAGATTCTTTGCCATTTGTCTGAGGTTCATCAGCAAACCCAGCAAAGTTTTGCTCCACAACCTCCATGATGTAGgtcagaaattcccagctgtgtgtgcaaGGCACAAATAACCTGTTCCAGTGGAAGGGATTGGGAAAAGGGTTATTGATTGGGTTTGGTGCCTCCTGATCCAAACCATTTTAGGGTTATCTGATTCTCCcaaacatgttttttttttaggaaatatTCCCCTTTATTTAGCAACAACACTGAAAAatcaaatttatttccttctttgcaGCAAAGAGAGGTGAGAACGTGTTCCTGGCACAAACTGATTGTGCTGTTTGTTGTGTTAATTAAAAAtcctctgtttttcttctttatcaCCTGATGGTGGAAAACAGGTGCAGAGCAAATACCTCTGACCCATAATTACTCCTGAGTCACCAGAACACTCATGAGATGCAAGTGCCAAAGTGAGCAGCCCAGACTAGGGTGactgtttgggatttttttttcctctaacataatttgtttgtttccttACTCAGTAAATTGTAAAAACTCCATTACTGCATAAAATTTTACACCCCTGGCTCAGTTGCCCATAAGTACAGACAGTTTATTGATTTCCTTgtgctctgctgggaagggagttttacatatattttataaagaaaTATTAATCCTGGTTCTCCCTGAAATGAAGTAGTAAAGTCCTGCCATTTTCTTATCTTGCCCCACTTATAAATTCTGGATTTTTCATCGTTCTGGTTGGAATCTGTTTCTATTATCCCCCCTGATTTCTGATACAGACCTTTCCTCAAGGGCTGACACATCTTGGGCTCCCTTTacctgctgcagagctccagagGTCATTTTTTACCAAATCCTGGCTGTTTGGTGTGAGCAGGGAAGGGGCACTTGGGCAACTCCACACCCTTCCCTGGAGCTGACACCTCCCATGGCAGCAGCATGGAGATGGTCTCACCCAGTCCCGGATCACAAGTCAAGGGACCTTCTCCTTTTCCACttccttggggtttttctgCTGTTCCAGCAGTTTATAGCCAATATTAACAAACCTCACTTGCTCAGGAAGTTCAAGTCGTTTTTCAAGCATTAAGGTGTTTAAACATGAGAGGAGTCCCGTGTTGTGGGACTTCACCACATGCCTTAAAGTTAAGCCTCTGCTGGGTGGTGATGAACCTCAGCTGGCGCCTACATCCGTTTGTTGAAGGAGTGTTTATCACACAACCGTgcaatggtttggcttggaaggcaCCTGGAAGCTCATCcccttccaccagcccaggttGTTGGGCTGTCCTGGGGCATGTGCAGGGAGGAGAGCTTGACTAACTTCCACTTCCAGATGCTGGCACGGGCTGGGAAACCACAGGAGGTTGGGaatgcccagctgtgcccgcgCGGGCTCGCAGGGTCAGGAGGCTGAGGGTGAAGGGGAGCCTGTGTTCCATCCCAGGAACGGCTGCCAAGGATCTCTGACCGGGGcttggggagctgctgggatgaAACAACATCCCTGACCTGGAGAAAGAGTAAGAGCTGCTATTTATGGCGACTCTGAGTGCAAATGGGAGGCAGCACCAGCTGGACAACAACGGCAGCGCCAAAGCAAGCGAGCACCTCGGGCTGCATTTGGTGTTGACATGTCAGAAATGAGGCCTGGGTGGAATCCAGCCCCAGGGCTCCCAGAttttcctgcccagctcccacagaAGCAGGAGCAATCCAGCCCCAGGGCTCCCAGATTTTCCTGCCCAGCTCTCACAGCAACACCAGGTGAGCAGGTGGGATGTGGCCTGAGGGAGAATTCCATGAGCAAGATGCTCCAAAACAATGATAAGGAGCAAGAGAAGGGAAGGGTCTTGTCCTCTGGGTGGTGGGAGGTgggacagcagctgtgccaggggaatgaccctgcccagagcaggagggaggagagggaacaaCGACAGGGAACTGGCAGAGGTCTCCCACTTGGCCACTGCCTCCAGGATGGGAAAAACATTACAGAAAACCTCCAATCTGTCACGCACTTCGCAGTGTTTTGAAGCCTTCGGGTCTAACTCATTGTTTCCTTTGTTGAGGTTTGACTTTAGTGATTGGATTCCCTCATCCCTGGCTCCCCCTGGGGCTTGTTTGCTTTGGGAGAGGGGGAGGTTTTGTTCTCTGCTCTTGGCAGAAACTTCTGCCCCTCCACAGAGCCTagcatggggacaggggtggggacagccctggggactcgtgtggggacagctctggggcagcagctctcagcccaggagcaagGTGTTGGGATGAGATAatcctgaagatcccttccaacccaagccagcCCATGGCTCTGAGCCCTCAGCAGCCCCCAGCTTGGCCACGGATGTTCACGGATATTCCTTTGCATTTTCCAGGAGCTGAGTGCCCTGGGAtgagctgggagtggccaggaAGATGGCAGGGAAGGAATGGGGTGAGTTACTTGCTGCAAACCCTCTGTCAGAGCTGTCCTTCCTCCGGTGCTCAGTCGTGGAGCTTTGCCAGTTTGGGAGGACAAAGAGCTCGGTGAAGATCAAACGAAACACAAAGCCTTCTCCTTATGTTCCAAAAAGAGGATTTATTTAGTGGGTTTTAGGATTTTAAAATACACAGATGTGAGTGTTGTGGAGGGGGATGCACAAACATTGTGTTCACAGTCCAGTGCACTTCAGAAGCACAGGAGCTCTGGGAGTTCCTGCAGTAAatcatcagctcctgggcagctctcctggagattCCAGGCACTTACGGGGGATAAACAACAAATCACTGCAGAAAGGTCCCAGAGAGGCCCCAGCTGGGGAAGTGCTGCCATTCCCAAGGAGGTAAGAGCAGATCAGAGAAGGAATGGCTCTCCCAAGACCATGTGCTCCAGCCAAACATGGGACACCTCCTGATTTTAGGGAGAGCAAACTTCGTTCCTTTGCTGAGGAACCAGACCACGGTTCAGACCACTCTGTTCTTCACCCTTTCAAAGATCTGCATCACTTTGCCAGCTGGGATGCAGCCTTCCCGCACGACGGTGATGCCACCTTCCCAGAGGGAGAATGAGCAAGTCAGGACAATCCCCAAAGTGGCACAGAAAGGAATGAAAAGGAACATCTCACACCAGCAAAGCCACTCAAAATAAACTTGTGTGGAAGGACCAGAAGTGAAACCACTGATGAACGCTGACCTCACATTTTGTTCAAGGGTTTGGTTTTCCACTAATGAATCCCTCTCAAATGTCAGCCAGAGCCACCCAGGACACCCAGTGTGTGCTGCTGCATCATTGTGGGCAAGCTCCTGTCCCACCCTTGTTGTGGTGGGCTGAGGCAGCACCCAGCATCTTTCCAGCAGCATCCACCCATCCTTCAGCAGCTCCCCCCTTTCCTTCCAGCAAGCATCCACCCATCCTTCAGCAGCTCCCCCCTTTCCTTCCAGCAAGCATCCACCCCTCTTTCCAACAGCACCCACCTTTCCTTCAGCAGCACCCACCCTCCTTCCAGCAGCACCcgcctttcctttccttccagcAGCACCCACCTTTCCTTCCAGCAGCACCCACTCTCCTTCCAGCAGCACCCACCCTCCCACTCAGAGCATTTCCACCCTGACGAGGCAGATTTTCCTTGCACAACTGTGTTTGTCCTCCTGCCTTGTTCCCTGTCAACACAGAGGTCCTCCCAGGAcatcttttgtttgtttccctTCATCAACATGTTTGCAAATGTCCAGGCACTCCAGAGCTGTTACTCTTGGAGCACTGTGTGCTGCCAGACTGATACTGGGAAAGGCATGGAAGCCTCCCAGGAAAACGCCAGAGCTGACACAGGGCGGGTCTCACACTCACTTTCATCAATCTTGGTGCAGTTGACCACAGTGGACGCCACCACCTCGTCAGACTCTCCATCACACAGAACACCCTCCAGCTTATGGCCAAGGCGCCTGGGGGGCAAAAAATAGCAACAACCCTTCTCAGACCTTGCTGTGACCTCGTGCTGAGGTGGTTCCCCTGGGTGCAGGGCACCAAAGCAAGGTCTGCAgctgaggcaggagggaggcactgcagggagcagggactcACGAGATGACCATGTCGTGGTGGGTGCTGTCCACCTCCCCGCTGGGGTTGGCCGAGGTGATGGCCAAGGGCCCGGTCATGTCGATGAGGTGCACCAGCACCGTCAGGTCAGGCACTCGGATCATGATGCTGTCCTGGGTTCCCACCCTGCTGTATCCTGCTCCGACCCCTGCAAGGACAGGCAGAGGATGttggcaggggcacagctggcacagccctgtcgTGGCACCAGGGGGgatctcctgctgcctttggaagGGACCCAGCTCCATGCACCCAATTAAATGTGTTTCTTTGGATGTCAGTTCCTGAGCAGAAATCTGTGAGAGCAGAGGTACAGTTTGGGGTCCAACTGGGttaaaaggaaattattcaCAACTGGAGACATCACAGCTGTTTCCATGGACACAGGATCTCCCTAAATCCCAAAGTCTGACTTCCTGTGACCACTGCCCACCCTCCCGTCCTCCACCACCTTCCTCTGCTGATAAATGTGCTTAACTCACAATCACTGAATCCACTGAGTTGGGAAAGACCCttgagatcatcgagtccaacctgtgacccagactatggcaccaagtgccacatccaggctttccTTGGACACCTCTAGCGATGGGGACTCcaacacctccctgggcagccccttccattGCCCAGTCACCCTTTCtgggaagatttttttcctaatgtgcAACTGAAGCCTGCCCTGGTGCAGATTAAggctgtgtcctgtcctcctgtccctgttccctggagcacagcctgacccccctggctgtcccctcctgtcaggagctgtgcaaagCCACAAggacccctgagcctcctttgctccaggctcagcccatttccaactccctcagctgctcctcacaggacttgtgctccaacCCCTCCAGCTCCCTCATTCCCTGCTGTTTCCCCAGGAGCCAGGGTTGAGGTGAATCATCCCAGTGCTCACAGTGCCTGCCTGTGTCCGTGTGCTGGAGGCAGAGGCATGAGCAGGGATGACCATCAGAACCCTCTCATCTCCTGGATGCTGCTCCACCCTGCTTTGCTCATTCCAGTGAGCAGCGGGGGGCTTGGGAGAGGGGACCCTCCCAGGCTGAGGAGCCTCCCTTGCCTCTGGTTAAAGAGCTCATCCTGCTGGCTCCCACTCGTGATGAGTCATTCCAGCTGATTAACACCCTCTGCTAAACATCCACCAAAGCATCCGGGAGCTCCAGGGAGGATTTCTTGGAGAAAGTGACCGGAATCTCTCCCCATCACATCCCAAAGGGTGTTGGGATTGCAGACCTGCCCTGCTGAAAACGTGAAAGAGGGACAGGAGGGTTGTGCTGCTCATCTCACCCAACTTCTTCAGCCACTCTCCCTTCTGGATAATGCAGCCAATGCCACCAGGATAAACGCTTTCCAtgaattcccagagcaggggGCTGATGGGCGGGGCAGCTGCTCGCAGCTGCTCCAGGTTGGAAATAAAGATGCAGATGGGCTTCTCTTGAGGCCTGTCCTGAATAAAACAGAGGGGGAAAATAGATAAAGAGGGAAAGTTTGCCTGGAGAGCCTTGAAGCCTGCTGGGATCCTGGTTTGTGTGTTTCCCATGGAGCAGGAACTCCAGGCAAGGAAGATGCTGTGTCTGCACAAATGCTGAGCTGTGATGGATGCCCCAACTCAGATCTGCACGTGCAAATTAAAGAGGAGACAGAGCAGCAGCCTGCCCTTGGGAACTTCTGGGATGCCTCCAATTCCTCCTCTTTTAGCACATCCATCACAGGGACAGTGATGCTCAATCCAGTGTCAGCATTTTTGGGATGTTGCACACCAGGGGCCTGATTTTTTCCAAACTTCTGCTGATGTAAACCAAGGTCAAACACACCAATTTGTGATGGGATAAGGGATGGAGAGCTCAGCCCCCTGCAAACCAACATCTCCGTTATCACCCCTCCAGAGCTTTGAAAGAAGCTTGGTGAAATAAGTTCAGTGTGAAACCAGCAGTGGAGATGGAGGGGAAATAAAACAAGCTTGCAGAGCGGTGTCATTTCAGTCCTCAACTGACATCAGCTTCAGTGGGGCCAGATGACTCAGGAACTGGGCATGTATTTACATTCTGTTTGTATTCTCTCATCGGCAGGGAAGGTCAGCACTGGCACCAGGGCAGTGCAGAAGAGACGGCCTTTGTGCCGCTGCTCGCGCTCGGCCAGCTGAGATCGTCTGTTATGGTTATTTCTCCAGGCTAGCCAGGAAATTGCCTCATGGACAGCAGACAGGGCCAGGTTGCAAAAGCAGGATTGAAGGTGCAAACTCTGGGGCTGGTTCCAGCACTGAATGGCTCCAAAAGTCTGGGGGAATGTAGCCCTGGGATTCTGATTCAGCACTTCACGAGGCACAGAGGACAAACACAGGTTGGGACCTGCTTGTGAGTGGCTGTTCCTATTTGGGGCTGTGCTCTGTCCATCCCTAGGGATGTTGCTGCCTAATTACCAGTGCTCTAGCCTGGAGAGGAAGGGCTGTACCCTGGGTTGCTCAGAAAATGGTCCCTCATGTTCTGGTGTGGCTGCCCATGAACTCTGCCCATGGTCAGCTCCTGAGTCTTGGGACAACCTAAAACCAGGGGCTTCccttttctgcttctgcagaaagtcatggacaggacacagagctAGGCAATCAGAGACACCCCTGAATCCCCACCTTGATCCTGTAGACCTTCTCGATGGCCTGAGGGTGCTTGcaggaggctgccagggcgtACACGGTGTCTGTGGGGACCCCGCACACGGCCCCCGTGTTCAGCAGCTCCGCGATGGTCCTCAGGCCACTCGTGAGGTGGGACTTGGGGCAGACACAGGGCAGGGGATCCTCCCTGTCCTTCCTGGAGCTCTGGACCTGCCAGGAATCAGGAGGCAGGGAATAAGCAAAAATATGGAACACAGGACAGGATTGCAACCACCTGAATGCAGGGATCCACCGTGCCGTGATCCCGATTCCCAGGTCACAGGCAGCACCTCTAGGAATGCTTCTCCCACAGCAGGGGAGGGAATTCCAATTATTAAAGTCAaagagagcagctcagggtggaCATTTCAACTGCCAATGCCTTAAGTTAGAGGAGAGGAATCCCACCCAACACAGCTTCCTGAGGAAATGGCTGCTCTCCAAAGTGACCTAAAGGAAACTTTACAGGAATCCAAAATCCAGACCAAGATGGAGTTTCAGGTGCATTCCCATGAAACGCTGATTTAATGGAAATGTTTCTCTGCAACAGGAATTGGAGCTGGCAGATCCATCACTCTGGATAGGGGGAATTACCCTAGGCAGACACAGCAGATGGCAGAAGGAGTTTGAAGCTAAGAAAATATGGGGAATTCTTGCTGTCCAGTCTGGGAAATTTGCAAGCTTCCTGCTCCCAAAGTTATGGCTTTAAAACTCCAGTCTATAAGGAATTAGACTGGGGATGGCTGATTCCCCAGGACCAAGGTATGAGTCTTGTAAACATCCTTTCCCTATTTCCAATATTATTCCCAATGGAAGAGAGCTCATTTCCAGCTCACAGCTCCCTACAAAGGGACCAGGACTTCGAATGGCACTGAAGGATTCAGCAGAAGGGAAATTCCACAGGAATCTGCACTGAAGGCCCCAGAACATCCCCTCCGAGCAAGGAAGCTACACCACCATGCCAAGAACTCTTACTGTGAGCAGAGGAGGTCCCATCATCAGGAGGTCCTTCCCGAACATGCAGTTGGTGAGAGAGGCCATGGCTCCGTAGAAGCAGATGACACTGATGATGCTCAGCACCACAActggaaaaaatcccagagtcagaggcaggaagggtgaTTGAATCCCCacccctggagggatttaacgGTGTGGATGGGGCACTTGGGGACAGCGTTTgtcagtgctgtggggatggttGGACTCAGTCGCTTGGATTTCATGGTGCTGTGATTCTCTTCTGCAGTGACAAAGTCCTGGTGGAAAAGCTCCCAATAATCCCCTTGCTAAAGCACTCCATGGAATTAAAACTTAAATTGTCACTTGCAGCAAAGccaaggcttcagcagaactaCAGCCTTTGACAGCTGTGGCACATCCAGCTCATCCCACACCTCAGGGAACATCCGCTGGGAAGCGGAGCTGGACAGAACCTCTAGAGGTGCTCTGATCCAGCAGTATTGGATTTATTTGGAACCTCAAGGCCCTGGGGGTTGATAGGAGGAAAGATTTCCTTCTCCAATCATGCTTATACACACCCCAgacttccagggaaagaggaacaCCCT contains:
- the LOC141730897 gene encoding threonylcarbamoyl-AMP synthase-like, which encodes MELLTVCFLLFTLEKLPLPFEIVVLSIISVICFYGAMASLTNCMFGKDLLMMGPPLLTVQSSRKDREDPLPCVCPKSHLTSGLRTIAELLNTGAVCGVPTDTVYALAASCKHPQAIEKVYRIKDRPQEKPICIFISNLEQLRAAAPPISPLLWEFMESVYPGGIGCIIQKGEWLKKLGVGAGYSRVGTQDSIMIRVPDLTVLVHLIDMTGPLAITSANPSGEVDSTHHDMVISRLGHKLEGVLCDGESDEVVASTVVNCTKIDESGITVVREGCIPAGKVMQIFERVKNRVV